The genomic stretch AAGATGTAGGTTTTGAATACGCGTGGATTACAGACCACTACAACAACAAGAACGTATACGAAACCCTGGCATTAATTGCCAACGGAACTGAAACTATAAAAATGGGTCCGGGTGTAACTAACCCCTACGTAAGAAGCCCAGCAATAACAGCATCGGCTGTTGCAACTTTAGATGAATTATCAAACGGAAGGGCTACATTAGGTATTGGTCCTGGTGACAAAGCAACCTTCGACGCATTAGGAATTGAATGGACAAAACCTGTCAGC from Methanobacterium bryantii encodes the following:
- a CDS encoding LLM class flavin-dependent oxidoreductase translates to DVGFEYAWITDHYNNKNVYETLALIANGTETIKMGPGVTNPYVRSPAITASAVATLDELSNGRATLGIGPGDKATFDALGIEWTKPVSTIKNAITMMETLLSGGKTESGASLMGTKAVQEKVPIYMGAQGPMMLKTAGEVS